A window from Salvia miltiorrhiza cultivar Shanhuang (shh) chromosome 2, IMPLAD_Smil_shh, whole genome shotgun sequence encodes these proteins:
- the LOC131012405 gene encoding uncharacterized protein LOC131012405 yields MKRRSLQMSPTPPRQKNSLNPHILRKSIEESRREMKKLKQQKSDMELKMVELRQTANNLEATTKKLIVQWAKACEMMVKVEEEDAAEPLVLPSAADDESKSAATLRVEDYSVELDNMDKRDQVYEVEAPNQHAIAIAQDFQVWLTQINALW; encoded by the coding sequence ATGAAGAGAAGGTCATTGCAGATGAGCCCAACTCCTCCACGCCAAAAAAACAGCCTCAACCCTCACATCCTAAGGAAGTCTATCGAGGAATCAAGGCGCGAAATGAAGAAGCTGAAGCAGCAGAAATCAGACATGGAGTTGAAGATGGTGGAGTTGAGGCAAACAGCCAATAACCTCGAGGCCACCACCAAGAAACTCATAGTGCAGTGGGCCAAAGCTTGCGAGATGATGGTGAAGGTGGAAGAAGAAGATGCAGCAGAACCTCTAGTTTTACCATCGGCCGCGGATGATGAATCCAAATCCGCAGCCACATTGAGGGTCGAAGACTACTCGGTTGAGTTGGATAATATGGACAAGAGAGATCAAGTGTATGAAGTTGAAGCTCCAAACCAGCATGCTATTGCTATTGCTCAAGATTTTCAAGTATGGCTGACCCAGATTAATGCTCTTTGGTGA